The Bacillaceae bacterium IKA-2 DNA window TCTGTTCCTTCTGTGGCGGCTGCCTCAGGAATCGGTGCTGATACTGGTCTTGGTCCCATGAATACAAGATCATCCCAAGGTGAACGCTTTTGATGTATCTGGGGTTGTTCCTGAGTTATATCCACGTTTACTTCTTCTTGTGTTATTTCTTCTTGTTTTATTTCTTCAACTTTTTTAACTCGTTTCCTTTTCATTTACTACCATCCTCCTGACTTGAATTGAACTAGATTAATTCAATGAAATTATTATCCTCTGGGATATACGATAACCTATATTAAGCTATGCCATGCGTCATTAAATGTGTAGGTTTTCCACTGATATTTTTCGGAATTTCATCCAATGATTAATTATCGATGAGTATTTCACCCATTTTTCTTCATTCCTATTCGAATCAATCACGCTTCCCCCTAATACTAATACGATATAACAGCCCTACTTTTTTATAAGAAACTGTCTATAAAAGCTGGACTAAGAATCAGTCAAGCTAGAAAGGAGACAATTATGAAAGTATCTGTTATTGGTACCGGTTATGTTGGTTTGACAACTGGAACTGTATTAGCTGAATTTGGTCACGAAGTTTATTGTATCGATAAAGATAAACATAAACTTGAGCTATTAAATCAAGGTGAAATACCGATTTATGAGCCTGGATTAAAAGAAATGGTAAGTCGAAATAAACAATTGGGAAGACTTCATTTTACTGATGATATTGATGATGCCATAACAAGATGTGAAGTTATTTTCATTACTGTGGGAACTCCACCACAAAAGGACGGTAGCCCAAATTTAACTTTTATAAAAGAAGTAATTGCTATCTTAGCTGATAAGATAACATCACACAAAACGATCGTTATTAAAAGTACGGTTCCACCTGGAACAAACGAATGGGTCGCACAAACTTTATCTGAAAAGGGAATTGATCAAAAGTTATTTGATGTCGTATCAAATCCTGAATTTTTGCGAGAAGGATCTGCAGTTACGGATATGTTAAATCCAGATAAAATAGTTATTGGTGTAAAAAGACCTGAGCCAATAAAAACAATGCAAAAACTTTATCAAAAGGTGAATGCTCCTTATATCATCACTTCATTAACAGGAGCAGAAATGATCAAATATTCTTCAAATGCTTTTTTAGCTACAAAAATATCATTCATAAATGAAATTGCCCGAATTTGTGATGCATACAACGTTGACATTAAAGACGTTACTTTAGGACTAGGTACAGACCCTAGAATTGGACCGCTTTTTTTAAATTCTGGTTTAGGTTTTGGTGGCTCTTGTTTTCCAAAGGATCTTCAGGCGCTTCAACATGCCGCCTTACAAAAGAATATTGTTCCTGAAATTCTGATTGCTGTACAGAAAGTAAATGATACTCAGGTTAACTTTTACTTTGAAAAATTAGTACGTGAATTAACTAGTATTCGAAATAGAAAAATTACTGTTTGGGGATTAACATTTAAACCTGAAACAGATGATACAAGATTTTCGAGAGCCCTGAGTTTAATTGATAAATTAGTGAATGCCGGAGCAAATGTCCATGCTTATGACCCGGTTGTTTATATCGATACGCCACCACCTTTTTGTCACAAAAAAATTTATGACTCCATTCAAGATTCAGATGCACTAATCATTGCCACAGAATGGAATGAATTTAAAACGGTTGACTGGGATAAGGTGAGTAAATTAATGAAGGGAAATGTTATTATCGATGGCAGAAATTGCATTAATCGACAAACTTTGAAAAATCATAATTTTAAGTATATTGGGGTGGCACGACCATGAATATTATCGTCACAGGAGCAGCTGGTTTTATTGGATCCCACCTT harbors:
- a CDS encoding UDP-glucose/GDP-mannose dehydrogenase family protein, encoding MKVSVIGTGYVGLTTGTVLAEFGHEVYCIDKDKHKLELLNQGEIPIYEPGLKEMVSRNKQLGRLHFTDDIDDAITRCEVIFITVGTPPQKDGSPNLTFIKEVIAILADKITSHKTIVIKSTVPPGTNEWVAQTLSEKGIDQKLFDVVSNPEFLREGSAVTDMLNPDKIVIGVKRPEPIKTMQKLYQKVNAPYIITSLTGAEMIKYSSNAFLATKISFINEIARICDAYNVDIKDVTLGLGTDPRIGPLFLNSGLGFGGSCFPKDLQALQHAALQKNIVPEILIAVQKVNDTQVNFYFEKLVRELTSIRNRKITVWGLTFKPETDDTRFSRALSLIDKLVNAGANVHAYDPVVYIDTPPPFCHKKIYDSIQDSDALIIATEWNEFKTVDWDKVSKLMKGNVIIDGRNCINRQTLKNHNFKYIGVARP